In Mustelus asterias chromosome 26 unlocalized genomic scaffold, sMusAst1.hap1.1 SUPER_26_unloc_20, whole genome shotgun sequence, a single genomic region encodes these proteins:
- the LOC144482124 gene encoding uncharacterized protein LOC144482124: MEGFDQRTVKWSNWIYPGMDLTQKTEVGRNSSSNQLQQQPAPATTSSSNNQLQQQTAPATANSSSNQTPAATSSSNNQLQQQPAPAVNNCSRKKLQQQPAPATTSSSNKQLQQQTAPATANSSSNQLQQQSAPTTTSSCSNQLQQQPAPTTTSSSHDQLQQQPAPTTTSSSSNQPQQKPTPAANSSSNNQLQQQTAPAVTNCSRKKLQQQPAPATTSSSNNQLQQQTAPAATNSSSNKLQQQPAPATTNSSSWSLIGSVQMGRDSWSRCGDADRD; the protein is encoded by the exons atggagggatttgatcag CGAACTGTCAAGTGGAGCAATTGGATCTACCCCGGTATGGACCTCACCCAGAAGACGGAAGTGG gaagaaactccagcagcaaccagctccagcaacaaccagctccagcaacaaccagctccagcaacaaccagctccagcagcaaacagctccagcaacagccaactccagcagcaaccaaactccagcagcaaccagctccagcaacaaccagctccagcaacagccGGCTCCAGCAGTAAACAATTGCAGCAGGAagaaactccagcagcaaccagctccagcaacaaccagctccagcaacaagcaactccagcagcaaacagctccagcaacagccaactccagcagcaaccaactccagcagcaatcggctccaacaacaaccagctcctgcagcaaccaactccagcagcaaccagctccaacaacaaccagctccagccacgaccaactccagcagcaaccagctccaacaacaaccagctccagcagcaaccagccccAGCAaaaaccaactccagcagcaaacagctccagcaacaaccagctccagcaacagacagctccagcagtaaccaattgcagcaggaagaaactccagcagcaaccagctccagcaacgaccagctccagcaacaaccaactccagcagcaaacagctccagcagcaaccaactccagcagcaataagctccaacaacaaccagctccagccacgaccaactccagca